A part of Corynebacterium afermentans subsp. lipophilum genomic DNA contains:
- a CDS encoding MFS transporter: MTTTNTPLPAAGQKLPTNQVVPLMTALLVAVFAFQLNASMLAPALHTMEIELNATTAQIGMTQTAFFTAAAVFALFMPRWGDLIGRRKVLVWMMIGTVIGSVVAALATNVTMLFIGRVIQGVSGPTVALTSVMLRQAVREEKQFAFLVGILTSVNGGIAGIDAILGGWLTDAFGFRSLFWVIGAAALIAVFAVQYGVEETKSDQLQPMDWKGVVGLVVGVGLVLTALNMAGELAAANWFMVILLLVIGGASLVWFWRTEKSSPHPLMSTDLLSQRRTWALLLTTTLTMTGVFAVMNGLVPNLAQDPAAGPGMSAGVVSWWTLTPYALAGLAMGPISGWLAGRVGYKIILQIGIAGAALSVLFGLVVVGNATHGMLLAMSLLAGITYAGMANIMLGSLGVVLAPKHNQGYLPGLNGGAFNLGAGLSFTIIFAVFTATGGSYRAGMIAGAILLGCAFAASFLIPKPETVPDTIAAEDLAARA; this comes from the coding sequence ATGACTACGACAAACACCCCGCTACCAGCAGCGGGGCAGAAGCTGCCGACCAACCAGGTCGTGCCACTGATGACGGCGCTGCTGGTCGCCGTCTTCGCGTTCCAGCTCAACGCCTCCATGCTCGCGCCGGCGCTGCACACGATGGAGATCGAGCTTAACGCCACCACCGCGCAGATCGGCATGACGCAGACGGCGTTCTTCACCGCGGCGGCTGTGTTTGCGCTGTTCATGCCGCGCTGGGGTGATCTGATTGGGCGTCGCAAGGTGCTGGTGTGGATGATGATCGGCACGGTCATCGGCTCGGTTGTCGCTGCGCTGGCCACCAACGTGACCATGCTGTTCATCGGTCGCGTGATCCAGGGTGTGTCCGGCCCGACCGTGGCGCTGACGTCGGTGATGCTGCGCCAGGCGGTGCGTGAGGAGAAGCAGTTCGCGTTCCTGGTGGGCATCCTCACCTCCGTCAACGGCGGTATCGCCGGCATTGACGCGATTTTGGGCGGCTGGCTTACCGACGCCTTCGGTTTCCGCTCCCTCTTCTGGGTCATCGGCGCCGCCGCGCTGATCGCCGTGTTCGCAGTGCAGTACGGCGTGGAAGAGACCAAGTCCGACCAGCTCCAGCCGATGGACTGGAAGGGCGTTGTCGGCCTGGTCGTCGGCGTCGGCCTGGTCCTGACCGCCCTGAACATGGCCGGCGAGCTGGCCGCGGCGAACTGGTTCATGGTGATCCTCCTGCTGGTCATCGGCGGCGCGTCGCTGGTGTGGTTCTGGCGCACCGAGAAGTCCAGCCCGCACCCGCTGATGTCCACCGACCTGCTGTCCCAGCGCCGCACCTGGGCGCTGCTTTTGACCACCACCCTGACCATGACCGGCGTGTTCGCCGTGATGAACGGCCTGGTGCCCAACCTCGCGCAGGACCCGGCAGCGGGCCCGGGCATGTCCGCCGGCGTCGTGTCCTGGTGGACGCTGACCCCGTACGCCCTGGCCGGCCTGGCCATGGGCCCGATCTCCGGCTGGCTCGCGGGTCGCGTGGGCTACAAGATCATCCTGCAGATCGGCATCGCGGGTGCTGCGCTGTCCGTGCTGTTTGGCCTGGTCGTCGTGGGCAACGCCACCCACGGCATGCTGCTGGCGATGTCGTTGCTGGCCGGCATCACGTACGCCGGCATGGCCAACATCATGCTCGGCTCGCTCGGCGTTGTGCTTGCGCCGAAGCACAACCAGGGCTATCTGCCGGGGCTCAACGGCGGCGCGTTCAACCTGGGCGCCGGCCTGTCGTTCACCATCATCTTCGCCGTGTTCACCGCCACCGGCGGCAGCTACCGCGCGGGCATGATCGCCGGTGCGATCCTGCTGGGCTGCGCGTTCGCGGCGTCCTTCCTCATCCCGAA
- a CDS encoding serine hydrolase domain-containing protein gives MELEKFFSNWPVDNVAAALVGDTEAALGDEDKVFELASVTKLLSAYAVLLAVEEGAFELDDAAGPDGATVRHLLAHASGVGFDSREPQKTPGERRIYSSAGYEILADHVKETTGIAFADYAREGVFEPLGMDSTEIYGSAGHGGRSTVGDLAAFSAELLSPRLLDPSTLSEAFSNQFGDLRGVVPGYGMQKPCQWGLGFEIKGEKSPHWTGDGMPADTVGHFGMAGTYLWVAGGQACVVLTDREFGDWAKPLWQETNTALWEALG, from the coding sequence ATGGAGCTCGAGAAGTTTTTCAGCAACTGGCCGGTGGACAACGTTGCGGCGGCCCTCGTCGGCGACACGGAAGCCGCGCTCGGCGACGAGGACAAAGTCTTCGAGCTCGCCAGCGTGACCAAGCTGCTATCCGCGTACGCGGTGCTTCTTGCGGTGGAGGAGGGGGCATTCGAGCTTGACGACGCCGCCGGGCCCGACGGCGCAACCGTCCGCCACCTCCTCGCGCACGCCTCCGGTGTGGGCTTCGATTCCCGCGAGCCGCAGAAGACGCCGGGGGAGCGGCGCATCTACTCCTCGGCCGGCTACGAGATCCTGGCCGACCACGTCAAGGAAACCACCGGCATCGCGTTTGCGGACTACGCACGCGAGGGGGTGTTCGAGCCCCTCGGTATGGACTCCACCGAGATCTACGGCTCGGCCGGCCACGGCGGGCGTTCCACCGTCGGCGACCTTGCTGCGTTTTCCGCCGAGCTCCTCTCGCCACGTCTTCTGGACCCGTCGACGCTTAGCGAGGCCTTTTCCAACCAGTTCGGCGACCTGCGCGGCGTCGTCCCCGGCTACGGCATGCAAAAACCCTGCCAGTGGGGCCTGGGTTTTGAGATCAAGGGGGAGAAATCCCCGCACTGGACCGGCGACGGCATGCCCGCGGACACCGTCGGCCACTTCGGCATGGCGGGGACCTACCTGTGGGTCGCGGGTGGGCAGGCGTGCGTGGTGCTCACGGACCGCGAGTTTGGCGACTGGGCCAAGCCGCTGTGGCAGGAGACCAACACGGCACTGTGGGAGGCACTGGGGTAG
- a CDS encoding DUF4230 domain-containing protein: MSTKLQISPRDTRPTGCFGALASVIAVVAIVALVLALTRPALLNWREGEVTSTTIGASLGDIAELSVEEYVFSDVGKFDQEGLEVLGVRVPFTGRNFLVTYDGRVTAGIKDASLIDVHLADDAIEISLPNVEVLESHIDADSVKVYDQTMNPINQLRVEDVTGFIADREADAREKAIASGLLDRAGQHAEELARAHVTALVAGTDMEDYEVRVSQTR; encoded by the coding sequence GTGAGCACGAAATTGCAGATTTCCCCGCGCGACACCCGACCAACCGGCTGCTTCGGTGCGCTGGCCTCGGTCATAGCAGTGGTCGCCATCGTGGCGCTCGTCTTGGCGCTGACCCGCCCGGCGCTGCTCAATTGGAGGGAGGGGGAGGTGACGTCGACGACCATTGGGGCGTCGTTAGGCGATATTGCTGAGCTTTCTGTGGAGGAATACGTCTTCTCCGACGTGGGCAAATTCGACCAGGAAGGCCTCGAGGTGCTCGGCGTGCGCGTGCCGTTTACCGGGCGGAACTTCCTGGTCACCTACGACGGGCGCGTCACCGCCGGCATCAAAGACGCCTCGCTTATCGACGTCCACCTGGCCGACGATGCCATCGAAATTTCACTGCCGAACGTGGAGGTGCTCGAATCCCACATCGACGCCGACAGCGTCAAGGTGTACGACCAAACCATGAACCCCATCAACCAACTCCGCGTCGAGGACGTCACCGGGTTCATCGCCGACCGGGAGGCCGACGCGCGGGAGAAGGCCATCGCGTCCGGGCTTCTCGACCGCGCCGGGCAGCACGCCGAGGAGCTCGCGCGTGCGCACGTGACGGCGCTGGTGGCCGGGACGGACATGGAGGACTACGAGGTGCGCGTTTCGCAGACGCGGTAG
- a CDS encoding AbgT family transporter translates to MTGSTKVEKGLEDRPAPEHNADRKDNNQQQEGMSGFLGWIEKVGNKLPDPFWLFVILAGVVAVSSWLASKAGLSATDPASGEEIHVESLLTGENISRMVTDAVENFIAFPPLGVILAVMLGVAVAEQTGLLAAMVRSMVDKVSPKMLTFMVALAGVTGSVASDAIYVIIIPLGAMAFHAVGRSPVVGAMVAFAASSAGFNSSLILNITDLLLAGISTSAAQLVDQAYEVSPLANIFFVIPSAVVLSLIITAVTELFVDKKAENLVDHDHIDEDELQLDESNQPNDSHLTDDDDLSLTPLERKGLAWAGITLLVALVAYFALLFIPGSPFARPEEGFMESPLIRAIAVPITLIFFATGLVYGLVVGTIDNAADIPKFMAKGLESLLPILVLFFAVSQFLAWFQWSNLGPWTAIKGAELLQSWDLPNVILFAAFVLMVTLINLFITSGSAQWALMAPVVVPMMMYVDVSPEVTQMLYRIGDSPSNIITPMSPYFALALTFLQKYYKKAGVGTLMSLALPYAVSMLVGWFIFFMIWYALGIPLGPGSPMGYQV, encoded by the coding sequence ATGACTGGATCAACCAAAGTAGAAAAAGGCCTGGAAGATCGCCCGGCCCCGGAGCACAACGCGGACCGCAAGGACAACAACCAGCAACAGGAGGGCATGTCCGGCTTCCTGGGCTGGATTGAAAAAGTCGGCAACAAGCTGCCGGACCCATTCTGGCTGTTTGTGATCCTCGCCGGCGTAGTGGCGGTGTCGTCCTGGCTGGCCAGCAAGGCGGGCTTGTCCGCCACCGACCCGGCCTCCGGCGAGGAAATCCACGTCGAATCGCTGCTCACCGGCGAGAACATCTCGCGGATGGTCACCGACGCGGTGGAGAACTTCATCGCCTTCCCGCCGCTCGGCGTGATTCTGGCGGTGATGCTGGGCGTGGCCGTGGCGGAGCAGACGGGCTTGCTCGCGGCGATGGTCCGCTCGATGGTGGACAAGGTCAGCCCGAAGATGCTCACCTTCATGGTCGCGCTGGCTGGCGTGACCGGCTCGGTGGCCTCGGACGCCATCTACGTGATCATCATCCCGCTGGGTGCGATGGCCTTCCACGCGGTGGGCCGCTCGCCGGTGGTGGGCGCGATGGTGGCGTTCGCGGCGTCGTCGGCAGGCTTTAACTCCTCGCTCATCCTCAACATCACCGACCTGCTGCTCGCCGGCATCTCCACCTCCGCCGCGCAGCTTGTGGACCAAGCCTACGAAGTCTCCCCGCTCGCCAACATCTTCTTTGTCATCCCGTCCGCGGTGGTGCTGTCGCTGATCATCACGGCGGTGACCGAGCTGTTTGTGGACAAGAAAGCCGAGAACCTTGTCGACCACGACCACATCGACGAGGACGAACTGCAACTCGACGAGTCCAACCAGCCCAACGACTCCCACCTCACCGACGATGACGACCTGTCGCTGACCCCACTCGAGCGCAAGGGCCTGGCCTGGGCCGGCATCACCCTCCTCGTTGCCCTGGTGGCCTACTTCGCCCTGCTGTTCATCCCGGGCTCGCCGTTCGCGCGGCCCGAGGAGGGCTTCATGGAGTCGCCGCTGATCCGCGCCATCGCCGTGCCGATCACCCTGATCTTCTTCGCCACCGGCCTGGTCTACGGCCTGGTCGTGGGCACGATCGACAACGCCGCAGACATCCCGAAATTCATGGCCAAGGGCCTGGAGTCGCTCCTGCCGATCCTCGTGCTGTTCTTCGCCGTCTCCCAGTTCCTGGCGTGGTTCCAGTGGTCCAACCTCGGCCCCTGGACCGCCATCAAGGGCGCGGAGCTGCTGCAGTCCTGGGACCTGCCGAACGTGATCCTCTTCGCCGCGTTCGTGCTGATGGTGACGCTGATCAACCTGTTCATCACCTCCGGCTCCGCGCAGTGGGCACTAATGGCGCCGGTGGTGGTGCCGATGATGATGTACGTCGACGTCTCCCCCGAGGTCACCCAGATGCTCTACCGCATCGGCGACTCGCCGTCGAACATCATCACCCCGATGTCGCCCTACTTCGCCCTCGCGCTGACCTTCCTGCAGAAGTACTACAAGAAGGCCGGCGTGGGCACCCTAATGTCGCTGGCGCTGCCGTACGCAGTGTCCATGCTGGTGGGCTGGTTCATCTTCTTCATGATCTGGTACGCCCTGGGCATCCCCCTCGGCCCCGGCTCGCCAATGGGGTACCAGGTGTAG